Proteins from a genomic interval of Diceros bicornis minor isolate mBicDic1 chromosome 34, mDicBic1.mat.cur, whole genome shotgun sequence:
- the LOC131397504 gene encoding zinc finger protein 419-like isoform X2 has protein sequence MAPAARREPAQVPVAAESLPHHAEGRVTFEDVAVYFSCEEWGLLDEAQRLLHRSVMLENFALMASLGLASSGTHEITQWEQWADPFLPACGVTTAAMPRGQALWLSG, from the exons ATGGCGCCGGCCGCGCGGAGGGAGCCGGCTCAG GTTCCTGTGGCTGCAGAATCACTTCCACACCATGCAGAG GGTCGTGTGACCTTTGAGGACGTGGCTGTCTACTTCTCCTGCGAGGAGTGGGGGCTCCTTGATGAAGCCCAGAGACTCCTACACCGCAgtgtgatgctggagaactttGCACTGATGGCCTCTCTGG GACTTGCATCTTCCGGGACTCATGAAATTACCCAATGGGAGCAGTGGGCAGATCCCTTTTTGCCTGCCTGTGGAGTCACCACTGCAGCAATGCCAAGAG ggcaggccctgtggcttagcggttaa
- the LOC131397504 gene encoding zinc finger protein 419-like isoform X3, translating to MAPAARREPAQVPVAAESLPHHAEGRVTFEDVAVYFSCEEWGLLDEAQRLLHRSVMLENFALMASLGLASSGTHEITQWEQWADPFLPACGVTTAAMPRGPVA from the exons ATGGCGCCGGCCGCGCGGAGGGAGCCGGCTCAG GTTCCTGTGGCTGCAGAATCACTTCCACACCATGCAGAG GGTCGTGTGACCTTTGAGGACGTGGCTGTCTACTTCTCCTGCGAGGAGTGGGGGCTCCTTGATGAAGCCCAGAGACTCCTACACCGCAgtgtgatgctggagaactttGCACTGATGGCCTCTCTGG GACTTGCATCTTCCGGGACTCATGAAATTACCCAATGGGAGCAGTGGGCAGATCCCTTTTTGCCTGCCTGTGGAGTCACCACTGCAGCAATGCCAAGAG gccctgtggcttag